A window from Rhea pennata isolate bPtePen1 chromosome 1, bPtePen1.pri, whole genome shotgun sequence encodes these proteins:
- the LOC134147129 gene encoding olfactory receptor 51H1-like — translation MPTSNKTGFSPLTFILTGIPGLPMSNYWMAFPLSSLYLLMLLGNCTLLWTIKTDRSLHTPMYYLLSMLAVADLGLSVSTLPSMLGIFWFESTSLHFDACIIQMYFIHFFSAIESGVLVAMAFDRFVAICYPLQYASVLTSPLIMKAGGVIFMRGVCVVLPVAVLIKKLPFCRSTLLSHSFCLHQDMLRLACGDVRVNSLYGLTAVILTKGLDSLTILLSYMMILRAFMRTISHEARAKAFSTCICHLCAVLLFYIPLIGLSIIHRFGKHLPPLTHTLMADAYLLVPPVLNPLVYSWKTKQIRRRILTLLHWRGAQQQV, via the coding sequence ATGCCCACTTCCAATAAGACTGGTTTCAGTCCCCTGACCTTCATCCTCACTGGAATTCCTGGTCTGCCAATGAGTAACTACTGGATGGCATTCCCTCTCAGCTCCCTGTACCTCCTCATGCTCTTGGGGAACTGCACCTTGCTCTGGACCATAAAGACAGACCGCAGTCTCCATACACCAATGTACTATCTCCTCTCCATGCTGGCAGTGGCAGACTTGGGCTTGTCTGTCTCCACACTACCCTCCATGCTGGGTATATTCTGGTTTGAGTCCACATCCCTCCATTTTGATGCGTGCATTATTCAGATGTATTTCATCCACTTCTTCTCTGCCATCGAGTCTGGTGTTCTGGTTGCAATGGCCTTTGACCGCTTCGTCGCTATCTGCTACCCTTTGCAATATGCCTCTGTCTTGACAAGTCCTCTGATCATGAAGGCAGGAGGGGTGATCTTCATGCGAGGTGTCTGTGTGGTGCTCCCAGTTGCTGTCCTTATTAAGAAGCTCCCTTTCTGCAGGTCCACACTCCTGTCACACTCCTTCTGCCTGCACCAAGACATGCTGAGGCTGGCTTGTGGAGATGTCAGGGTCAACAGCTTGTATGGACTGACTGCAGTGATACTCACCAAAGGCCTTGACTCCCTGACCATCCTGCTGTCTTACATGATGATCCTCAGGGCCTTTATGAGAACCATCTCCCATGAAGCCCGAGCCAAAGCCTTTAGCACCTGTATCTGCCACCTCTGTGCTGTCTTGCTCTTCTACATCCCTCTCATTGGTTTGTCCATCATCCACAGGTTTGGGAAGCACCTGCCCCCACTTACTCACACGCTCATGGCTGATGCCTACCTCTTGGTGCCACCTGTCCTGAACCCGCTTGTCTACAGCTGGAAAACCAAGCAAATCCGCAGGCGAATTCTCACCCTGCTCCACTGGAGAGGGGCCCAGCAACAGGTCTAG